A single genomic interval of Streptomyces sp. 1222.5 harbors:
- a CDS encoding DUF6480 family protein: MSHVNPDPEPERTTGLEPGGGVPPGETPPAESSMPEAGPREPQARSRGWAKAPMTLILVLVALIAAFFLVYALVLIL, translated from the coding sequence ATGAGCCATGTGAACCCCGATCCGGAACCCGAACGCACCACAGGGCTGGAACCCGGAGGAGGCGTCCCGCCGGGCGAGACGCCGCCCGCCGAGAGCAGCATGCCCGAGGCCGGGCCCAGGGAGCCGCAAGCGCGGAGCCGGGGCTGGGCCAAGGCGCCGATGACGCTGATCCTCGTCCTCGTCGCCCTGATCGCGGCCTTCTTCCTGGTGTACGCCCTGGTGCTGATCCTGTGA
- a CDS encoding glutamate--cysteine ligase, with protein sequence MRTVGVEEELLLVDPDTGDPRALAAPVLARAAQDDPGQDVFEKELFGQMLEFATHPQADMADLGDEIVRCRKEAARHAGEIGCAVAALASSPLPVSPSLSMNERYRWLAERYGIPTWEQLVCGCHVHVSVESDEEGVAVLDRIRPWLAVLRAISANSPFWEGQDTGYGSYRSRVWNRWPSAGPTEPFETAERYHRRVADMVATGAILDEGMVYFDARLSARYPTVEIRVADVCLCANTAVLIATLSRALVETAARDWRAARPAPDPSVSLLRLADWQAARFGLEGDLLDPVTLLPKPAEQVVRSLLEHCGDALTGSGDADRADRAVRELLRTGNGAREQRRLLARTDSLRDVVTGCVRLTQA encoded by the coding sequence GTGCGCACCGTCGGAGTGGAGGAGGAACTCCTCCTGGTGGATCCGGACACCGGCGATCCGCGGGCGCTTGCCGCGCCCGTCCTCGCCCGGGCGGCCCAGGACGATCCCGGCCAGGACGTCTTCGAGAAGGAGCTGTTCGGGCAGATGCTGGAGTTCGCCACGCATCCGCAGGCGGACATGGCGGACCTGGGGGACGAGATCGTCCGCTGCCGCAAGGAGGCGGCCCGGCACGCCGGCGAGATCGGGTGCGCGGTCGCCGCGCTGGCCTCGTCCCCCCTGCCCGTCAGCCCCTCCCTCAGCATGAACGAGCGGTACCGGTGGCTGGCCGAGCGGTACGGGATACCCACGTGGGAGCAGCTCGTGTGCGGCTGCCACGTCCATGTGTCGGTGGAGTCCGACGAGGAGGGCGTCGCCGTCCTGGACCGGATCCGCCCGTGGCTGGCGGTGCTCCGCGCGATCAGCGCCAACTCCCCGTTCTGGGAGGGCCAGGACACCGGCTACGGCAGCTACCGCAGCCGGGTGTGGAACCGCTGGCCGTCGGCCGGTCCCACGGAGCCGTTCGAGACCGCCGAGCGCTATCACCGGCGGGTGGCCGACATGGTCGCCACGGGGGCCATCCTGGACGAGGGCATGGTCTACTTCGACGCCCGGCTGTCGGCCCGCTACCCCACGGTGGAGATCCGGGTGGCCGACGTCTGCCTGTGCGCGAACACCGCCGTGCTGATCGCCACGCTCAGCCGCGCCCTCGTGGAGACCGCCGCGCGGGACTGGCGGGCGGCACGGCCGGCGCCGGACCCCAGCGTGAGCCTGCTCAGGCTGGCGGACTGGCAGGCCGCCCGGTTCGGTCTGGAGGGCGACCTGCTGGACCCGGTGACGCTGCTGCCGAAGCCTGCCGAGCAGGTCGTGCGTTCCCTGCTGGAGCACTGCGGGGACGCGCTCACCGGCAGTGGCGACGCGGACCGCGCCGACCGGGCCGTCCGGGAACTGCTGCGCACCGGGAACGGCGCCCGTGAGCAGCGCCGGCTCCTGGCCCGCACCGACAGTCTCCGCGACGTCGTCACCGGGTGCGTCCGGCTCACCCAGGCCTGA
- the glgB gene encoding 1,4-alpha-glucan branching enzyme has protein sequence MALRDTTRPEAAGPKAAAAAPLDPADRGRLLGGAHHDPHALLGARPVPGGTLFRALRPNARAVSVVIDGRRTALESEGDGLFAAVLPHPEVPSYTLLVAYDDAEQEVHDPYRFLPALGELDLHLIREGRHEQLWRALGAEPMTHQGVAGTRFTVWAPNAQGVRVAGEFTYWDGTQYPMRSLGASGVWELFLPGIGEGARYKFEITSRYGHRFLKADPMARGTEMPPDTASVVTAASRHEWGDGEWMAHRGDTPVHEAPFSVYEVHLPSWRPGLSYRQLADELPAYVRAMGFTHVELMPVAGHPFSGSWGYQVTSYYAPTPRLGSADDFRYLVDALHRAGIGVIMDWVPAHFPKDDWALGRFDGDPLYEPGDWRRAEHPDWGTYEFDYGRTEVRNFLVANAVYWCEEFHIDGLRVDAVASMLYLDYSRDSGQWEPNVFGGREDLDAVAFLQEMNATVYRRCPGVVTIAEESTAWDGVTRPTDGGGLGFGLKWNMGWMHDSLEYVQKEPVHRKYHHNEMTFSMVYAYSENYVLPISHDEVVHGKQALVSKMPGDWWQRRANHRAYLGFMWAHPGKQLLFMGQEFAQGAEWSEAHGPEWWLLDDGYHSAGDHRGVQQLVRDLNERYRATPALWQRDTDPAGFRWVLCDAADDNVFAFLRYDREGCPLLAVSNFSPVVRHGYRVWVPDEVPAWQEELNTDDVRYGGGGVGSGGPLKPEDGFLELTLPPLATVWLAPEH, from the coding sequence ATGGCACTGCGCGACACCACACGTCCCGAGGCCGCCGGCCCCAAGGCGGCCGCGGCCGCCCCGCTGGACCCCGCCGACCGCGGCCGTCTGCTGGGCGGTGCGCACCACGATCCGCACGCCCTGCTGGGCGCCCGCCCGGTCCCGGGCGGCACCCTGTTCCGCGCCCTGCGCCCGAACGCCCGCGCGGTGTCCGTCGTGATCGACGGCAGGCGCACCGCTCTGGAGTCGGAGGGCGACGGGCTCTTCGCGGCCGTGCTCCCGCACCCGGAGGTCCCGTCGTACACCCTGCTGGTGGCGTACGACGACGCGGAGCAGGAGGTGCACGACCCGTACCGCTTCCTGCCCGCCCTCGGCGAGCTGGACCTGCACCTGATCCGCGAGGGCCGGCACGAGCAGCTGTGGCGGGCGCTCGGCGCCGAGCCGATGACCCACCAGGGCGTGGCGGGCACCCGCTTCACCGTGTGGGCGCCCAACGCCCAGGGCGTGCGGGTGGCCGGGGAGTTCACGTACTGGGACGGCACGCAGTACCCGATGCGCTCGCTCGGCGCGTCCGGGGTGTGGGAGCTGTTCCTGCCGGGGATCGGCGAGGGCGCCCGGTACAAGTTCGAGATCACCTCCCGCTACGGCCACCGCTTCCTCAAGGCGGACCCGATGGCACGGGGCACGGAGATGCCGCCGGACACGGCGTCGGTCGTGACGGCCGCCTCGCGCCACGAGTGGGGGGACGGGGAGTGGATGGCGCACCGCGGGGACACGCCCGTGCACGAGGCGCCGTTCTCTGTGTACGAGGTGCATCTGCCCTCCTGGCGACCGGGGTTGTCGTACCGGCAGCTCGCGGACGAACTGCCCGCGTACGTCAGGGCGATGGGCTTCACGCACGTCGAGCTGATGCCGGTCGCCGGGCATCCGTTCAGCGGCTCCTGGGGCTACCAGGTCACCTCGTACTACGCGCCGACGCCCCGGCTGGGCTCCGCGGACGACTTCCGGTACCTGGTGGACGCGCTCCACCGGGCCGGCATCGGCGTGATCATGGACTGGGTGCCCGCGCACTTCCCGAAGGACGACTGGGCGCTGGGCCGGTTCGACGGCGACCCGCTGTACGAACCCGGGGACTGGCGGCGGGCCGAGCATCCCGACTGGGGCACCTACGAGTTCGACTACGGGCGGACCGAGGTGCGCAACTTCCTCGTCGCCAACGCCGTGTACTGGTGCGAGGAGTTCCACATCGACGGGCTGCGCGTGGACGCGGTCGCCTCGATGCTCTACCTCGACTACTCGCGGGACTCCGGCCAGTGGGAGCCCAATGTCTTCGGCGGGCGGGAGGACCTCGACGCGGTGGCCTTCCTGCAGGAGATGAACGCCACGGTGTACCGGCGCTGCCCGGGCGTGGTGACCATCGCCGAGGAGTCCACCGCCTGGGACGGCGTGACCCGGCCGACGGACGGCGGCGGGCTCGGGTTCGGGTTGAAGTGGAACATGGGCTGGATGCACGACTCCCTGGAGTACGTCCAGAAGGAGCCGGTGCACCGCAAGTACCACCACAACGAGATGACGTTCTCGATGGTGTACGCCTACAGCGAGAACTACGTCCTGCCGATCTCCCACGACGAGGTCGTCCACGGCAAGCAGGCCCTGGTGTCGAAGATGCCGGGCGACTGGTGGCAGCGGCGCGCCAACCACCGTGCCTACCTCGGCTTCATGTGGGCGCACCCGGGCAAGCAGCTGCTCTTCATGGGGCAGGAGTTCGCCCAGGGAGCGGAGTGGTCGGAGGCACACGGCCCCGAGTGGTGGCTGCTCGACGACGGCTACCACTCGGCCGGCGACCACCGCGGTGTCCAGCAGTTGGTGCGGGACCTGAACGAGCGGTACCGGGCGACACCCGCGCTGTGGCAGCGGGACACCGACCCGGCCGGCTTCCGCTGGGTGCTGTGCGACGCCGCCGACGACAACGTGTTCGCGTTCCTGCGCTACGACCGTGAGGGGTGCCCGCTGCTGGCGGTGTCGAACTTCTCCCCCGTCGTCCGGCACGGCTACCGGGTGTGGGTGCCCGACGAGGTACCCGCCTGGCAGGAGGAGCTGAACACGGACGACGTCCGTTACGGCGGCGGTGGGGTCGGCTCCGGCGGACCGCTCAAGCCCGAGGACGGGTTCCTGGAACTCACCCTCCCGCCGCTCGCCACCGTCTGGCTGGCACCGGAGCACTGA
- a CDS encoding maltokinase, whose product MPKTITPRPRTAVGVDGPLVSLGALLREWLPRQRWFAGKDRPVTELSVLSVTELFPGCLHLLVHASHAPVPTPGGTPPPGDCYQLLLGLRENPVPRLERAYIGRAVEGPLAGLAVYDALHDPRSANLLLERLRQPGAAGPLRFEADPGAHLPGGLPPRLLDAEQSNTSIVYGDAYILKLFRRIQPGVNPDLEVSAALSAQGCTRVPAPVAWFGTTEPQPATLGVLQPFLPDATDGWTLALRALAAGDDFTGEAHELGRAMAEVHLALAEAFPPAGPGENGRTAEAMCARLDAAAHAVPGLRPFVPGLRTAFGALATCDTGPAAQRIHGDLHLGQVLRAGRDWFVIDFEGEPSRPLSERRAPQSPVRDVAGMLRSFDYAARQRRPWRPEWARRCREAFCAGYAARAGWDPRKKHALLRAHETDRAVYEVLYEARHRPDWLPVPMAAIKRLAVWGG is encoded by the coding sequence ATGCCGAAGACCATCACTCCCCGACCGAGAACCGCCGTCGGCGTCGACGGCCCCCTGGTCTCGCTCGGGGCGCTGTTGCGCGAGTGGCTGCCCAGGCAACGCTGGTTCGCGGGCAAGGACCGGCCGGTCACCGAGCTGTCGGTGCTGTCCGTGACCGAGCTGTTCCCCGGCTGTCTGCACCTGCTGGTGCACGCCTCCCACGCGCCCGTGCCCACGCCCGGGGGAACTCCCCCGCCCGGGGACTGCTACCAGCTGCTGCTGGGGCTGCGCGAGAACCCGGTGCCGCGGCTGGAACGGGCGTACATCGGGCGGGCGGTGGAGGGCCCGCTGGCGGGGCTCGCGGTCTACGACGCGCTGCACGACCCCCGCTCGGCGAACCTGCTGCTGGAGCGGCTGCGGCAGCCCGGCGCGGCGGGCCCGCTGCGCTTCGAGGCGGATCCGGGCGCGCACCTGCCCGGGGGGCTGCCGCCGCGGCTGCTGGACGCCGAGCAGTCCAACACGTCGATCGTGTACGGCGACGCGTACATCCTGAAGCTGTTCCGCCGCATCCAGCCCGGCGTCAACCCGGACCTCGAGGTGTCGGCCGCGCTGTCCGCCCAGGGCTGCACCCGGGTGCCGGCGCCGGTGGCCTGGTTCGGCACGACCGAGCCGCAGCCGGCGACGCTCGGCGTGCTCCAGCCCTTCCTGCCGGACGCCACCGACGGCTGGACCCTGGCGCTGCGCGCGCTCGCCGCGGGTGACGACTTCACCGGCGAGGCCCACGAACTCGGCCGGGCCATGGCCGAGGTGCACCTGGCGCTGGCGGAGGCCTTCCCGCCGGCGGGGCCCGGCGAGAACGGCCGGACGGCCGAGGCGATGTGCGCGCGGCTGGACGCCGCCGCGCACGCCGTACCCGGGCTGCGGCCCTTCGTACCGGGTCTGCGGACCGCCTTCGGGGCGCTGGCCACGTGCGACACCGGGCCGGCCGCCCAGCGCATCCACGGCGACCTGCACCTCGGACAGGTGCTCCGGGCCGGCCGCGACTGGTTCGTCATCGACTTCGAGGGCGAGCCGTCCAGGCCGCTGTCCGAGCGGCGGGCCCCCCAGTCCCCGGTGCGGGACGTGGCGGGGATGCTCCGCTCCTTCGACTACGCGGCCCGGCAGCGCCGCCCCTGGCGACCCGAATGGGCGCGCCGCTGCCGGGAGGCGTTCTGCGCGGGCTACGCGGCCCGTGCGGGCTGGGATCCACGGAAGAAGCACGCGCTGCTGCGCGCGCACGAGACGGACAGGGCGGTCTACGAGGTGCTGTACGAGGCGAGACACCGGCCCGACTGGCTGCCGGTACCGATGGCGGCGATCAAGCGACTCGCCGTGTGGGGAGGCTGA
- the treS gene encoding maltose alpha-D-glucosyltransferase, with translation MTVNEPVLDTFEDTPAKDRDPDWFKRAVFYEVLVRSFQDSNGDGVGDLKGLTAKLDYLQWLGVDCLWLPPFFKSPLRDGGYDVSDYTAVLPEFGDLADFVEFVDAAHQHGMRVIIDFVMNHTSDEHPWFQESRKNPEGPYGDYYMWADDDKQYQDARIIFVDTEASNWTFDPVRGQYYFHRFFSHQPDLNYENPAVQEEILAALKFWLDLGIDGFRLDAVPYLYAEEGTNCENLPATHDFLRRVRKEIDAQYPDTVLLAEANQWPEDVVDYFGDYASGGDECHMAFHFPVMPRIFMAVRRESRYPVSEILAKTPAIPAGCQWGIFLRNHDELTLEMVTDEERDYMWAEYAKDPRMRANIGIRRRLAPLLDNDRNQIELFTALLLSLPGSPILYYGDEIGMGDNIWLGDRDAVRTPMQWTPDRNAGFSSSDPGRLFLPTIMDPVYGYQVTNVEASMSSPSSLLHWTRRMIEIRKQNPAFGLGSFTELQSSNPAVLAFLREYGDDLVLCVNNFSRFAQPTELDLRAYDGRHPVELIGGVRFPAIGELPYLLTLQGHGFYWFRLTRVASRIGRRR, from the coding sequence ATGACCGTCAACGAACCGGTACTGGACACGTTCGAGGACACTCCGGCGAAGGACCGGGACCCGGACTGGTTCAAGCGAGCCGTCTTCTACGAGGTCCTCGTGCGGTCCTTCCAGGACAGCAACGGCGACGGTGTCGGCGACCTGAAGGGCCTGACCGCCAAACTCGACTACCTGCAATGGCTCGGCGTGGACTGCCTGTGGCTGCCGCCGTTCTTCAAGTCGCCGCTGCGCGACGGAGGGTACGACGTCTCCGACTACACCGCGGTGCTCCCCGAGTTCGGCGACCTCGCCGACTTCGTGGAGTTCGTGGACGCCGCCCACCAGCACGGCATGCGCGTCATCATCGACTTCGTCATGAACCACACGAGTGACGAGCACCCGTGGTTCCAGGAGTCCCGCAAGAACCCCGAGGGACCCTACGGCGACTACTACATGTGGGCCGACGACGACAAGCAGTACCAGGACGCCCGGATCATCTTCGTCGACACCGAGGCCTCCAACTGGACCTTCGATCCGGTCCGCGGCCAGTACTACTTCCACCGCTTCTTCTCGCACCAGCCGGACCTGAACTACGAGAACCCGGCCGTGCAGGAGGAGATCCTGGCGGCGCTGAAGTTCTGGCTGGACCTGGGCATCGACGGGTTCCGCCTCGACGCGGTCCCCTACCTCTACGCCGAGGAGGGCACCAACTGCGAGAACCTGCCCGCCACCCATGACTTCCTGAGGCGGGTGCGCAAGGAGATCGACGCGCAGTACCCCGACACCGTGCTGCTGGCCGAGGCCAACCAGTGGCCGGAGGACGTCGTCGACTACTTCGGGGACTACGCCTCCGGCGGCGACGAGTGCCACATGGCGTTCCACTTCCCCGTCATGCCGCGCATCTTCATGGCCGTCCGCCGCGAGTCGCGCTACCCCGTCTCGGAGATCCTGGCCAAGACCCCGGCGATCCCCGCCGGCTGCCAGTGGGGCATCTTCCTGCGCAACCACGACGAGCTGACCCTCGAAATGGTCACCGACGAGGAACGCGACTACATGTGGGCCGAGTACGCGAAGGACCCGCGTATGCGCGCCAACATCGGCATCCGCCGCCGCCTCGCGCCCCTGCTCGACAACGACCGCAACCAGATCGAGCTGTTCACCGCCCTGCTGCTGTCCCTGCCCGGCTCGCCGATCCTCTACTACGGCGACGAGATCGGCATGGGCGACAACATCTGGCTCGGCGACCGCGACGCCGTCCGCACCCCCATGCAGTGGACACCCGACCGCAACGCCGGATTCTCCTCCAGCGACCCCGGACGCCTGTTCCTGCCCACGATCATGGACCCGGTCTACGGCTACCAGGTCACCAACGTGGAAGCCTCCATGTCCTCCCCGTCCAGCCTCCTCCACTGGACACGCCGCATGATCGAGATCCGCAAGCAGAACCCTGCCTTCGGACTGGGGTCGTTCACGGAGCTGCAGTCCTCCAACCCGGCGGTCCTGGCGTTCCTGCGCGAGTACGGCGACGACCTCGTGCTGTGCGTGAACAACTTCTCCCGTTTCGCCCAGCCCACCGAGCTCGACCTGCGGGCCTACGACGGACGGCACCCCGTCGAGCTGATCGGCGGCGTGCGCTTCCCGGCGATCGGTGAACTGCCCTACCTGCTCACCCTGCAAGGCCACGGCTTCTACTGGTTCCGGCTCACCCGAGTCGCATCCCGCATCGGCCGCCGCCGCTGA
- a CDS encoding alpha-1,4-glucan--maltose-1-phosphate maltosyltransferase, with the protein MRRTPAIGRVPVRDVRPAVECGRRPAKAVTGETFEVTATVFREGHDAVGANVVLRDPKGRRGPWTPMRELSPGSDRWGAEITADATGRWTYRVEAWSHPLATWRHTASIKVPAGIDTGLVLEEGAELYGRAAAGVPKGPERNLVLAAAHALGDDSLSVHDRLKAALAPEVEELLTRYPLRDLVTASDAMPLLVERERALFGSWYEFFPRSEGTAERPHGTFRTAARRLRAIADMGFDVVYLPPVHPIGTTFRKGRNNTLHAGPDDVGVPWAIGSPEGGHDAVHPDLGTIEDFDFFVGEARKLNLEIALDFALQCSPDHPWVEKHPEWFHHRPDGTIAYAENPPKKYQDIYPIAFDADMDGLVTETVRVLRHWMDHGVRIFRVDNPHTKPVVFWERVIGEINRKDPDVIFLAEAFTRPAMMHTLAQVGFQQSYTYFTWRNDKQELTEYLTELSGEAAAYMRPNFFPNTPDILHAHLQHGGRPAFEARAVLAATLSPTWGIYSGYELCENTPLREGGEEYLDSEKYQLKPRDWEAAAREGRTIAPLITRLNDIRRRHPALQRLRNLRFHRTDNDAVLAYSKSTGTDTVIVVVNLDPHHTQEATVSLDMPQLGLEWHDALSVHDELTGGTYHWGRTNYVRLTPGSAPAHVLHVGRSTPQNGGPAAS; encoded by the coding sequence ATGCGCAGGACCCCGGCCATCGGCCGTGTACCGGTACGCGACGTCCGGCCGGCCGTGGAGTGCGGCAGGCGCCCGGCGAAGGCGGTGACCGGTGAGACCTTCGAGGTCACGGCCACCGTGTTCCGTGAAGGGCACGACGCCGTGGGTGCCAATGTGGTCCTGCGCGATCCCAAGGGCCGCCGAGGCCCTTGGACTCCGATGCGGGAGCTGTCCCCGGGCAGTGACCGCTGGGGCGCCGAGATCACTGCGGACGCCACCGGCCGCTGGACCTACCGGGTGGAGGCGTGGAGTCATCCGCTGGCCACCTGGCGGCACACCGCGTCCATCAAAGTGCCGGCCGGCATCGACACCGGTCTGGTGCTGGAGGAGGGCGCCGAGCTGTACGGGCGTGCGGCGGCGGGCGTCCCCAAGGGCCCTGAGCGGAACCTGGTGTTGGCCGCCGCGCACGCCCTCGGCGACGACTCGCTGTCGGTGCACGACCGTCTGAAGGCCGCCCTGGCCCCGGAGGTGGAGGAACTCCTCACCCGGTACCCCCTGCGCGACTTGGTGACGGCCTCCGACGCGATGCCGTTGCTGGTGGAGCGGGAGCGGGCGCTGTTCGGTTCCTGGTACGAGTTCTTCCCGCGTTCGGAGGGCACGGCGGAGCGGCCGCACGGCACGTTCCGCACGGCGGCCCGCCGGCTGAGGGCGATCGCGGACATGGGCTTCGACGTCGTCTACCTGCCGCCGGTCCATCCGATCGGCACGACGTTCCGCAAGGGCCGCAACAACACGCTGCACGCCGGCCCGGACGACGTGGGCGTGCCCTGGGCCATCGGCTCCCCCGAGGGCGGGCACGACGCCGTCCACCCGGACCTCGGCACGATCGAGGACTTCGACTTCTTCGTCGGTGAGGCGCGGAAGCTGAACCTGGAGATCGCGCTGGACTTCGCCCTGCAGTGCTCCCCCGACCACCCCTGGGTGGAGAAGCATCCGGAGTGGTTCCACCACCGTCCCGACGGCACCATCGCCTACGCCGAGAACCCGCCGAAGAAGTACCAGGACATCTACCCGATCGCCTTCGACGCGGACATGGACGGGCTCGTCACCGAGACCGTGAGGGTGCTGCGGCACTGGATGGACCACGGGGTGCGGATCTTCCGGGTGGACAACCCGCACACCAAGCCGGTCGTGTTCTGGGAACGGGTCATCGGGGAGATCAATCGCAAGGACCCGGACGTGATCTTCCTGGCCGAGGCGTTCACCCGGCCGGCGATGATGCACACCCTCGCGCAGGTCGGGTTCCAGCAGTCGTACACGTACTTCACCTGGCGCAACGACAAGCAGGAGCTGACGGAGTACCTGACGGAGCTGTCGGGCGAGGCGGCGGCCTACATGCGCCCCAACTTCTTCCCGAACACCCCCGACATCCTGCACGCCCACCTCCAGCACGGCGGCCGGCCCGCCTTCGAGGCCCGCGCCGTCCTCGCCGCCACCCTCTCCCCCACCTGGGGCATCTACAGCGGCTACGAACTGTGCGAGAACACCCCGCTGCGAGAGGGCGGCGAGGAGTACCTGGACTCGGAGAAGTACCAGCTCAAGCCCCGCGACTGGGAGGCCGCCGCACGGGAGGGCCGGACCATCGCCCCGCTCATCACCCGGCTCAACGACATCCGGCGGCGGCACCCCGCGCTACAGCGCCTGCGGAACCTCCGCTTCCATCGGACCGACAACGACGCCGTGCTCGCCTACAGCAAGAGCACGGGCACGGACACGGTCATCGTGGTCGTCAATCTCGACCCGCATCACACCCAGGAGGCCACGGTCTCGTTGGACATGCCGCAACTCGGCCTGGAATGGCACGACGCCCTGTCGGTGCACGACGAACTGACGGGCGGGACGTACCACTGGGGCAGGACCAACTACGTGCGCCTGACGCCCGGCAGCGCGCCGGCGCACGTGCTCCACGTCGGGCGATCGACGCCCCAGAACGGAGGGCCCGCAGCCTCATGA
- a CDS encoding DUF5133 domain-containing protein, protein MLLPAKAEVARQLRRYRAWERVMLASPHDRTVRAAFEDSGYTLCVLMGKRCAREAADAAERYLRTSLVTYLREQDGRPQPRRTARRAQPPERRSTAPSP, encoded by the coding sequence ATGCTGCTACCCGCCAAGGCCGAAGTGGCCCGGCAGTTGCGGCGTTACCGGGCGTGGGAGCGCGTGATGCTCGCCTCGCCCCACGACCGCACGGTCCGGGCCGCCTTCGAGGACTCGGGTTACACGCTGTGCGTTCTGATGGGCAAACGGTGCGCCCGCGAGGCCGCGGACGCGGCCGAGCGCTATCTGCGCACCAGCCTGGTCACCTACCTGCGCGAGCAGGACGGACGGCCGCAGCCGCGCCGGACGGCCAGAAGAGCGCAGCCACCGGAGCGGCGTTCCACGGCGCCAAGCCCCTGA
- a CDS encoding pep a2, with protein MKTAVPCYYHLDVEVSPERVVQVSRILAAHLRYWDLENLVAPVCLGAELLLRAIDEHATDKHTSIEMWWNGQHLITAFGDDDPDLRPDQDLRSCLADIAAMSDGWGCCASDTGSKIIWFSQRARSGERVPLVPTAPDPALRTGLRVPRALRTAVLAAPAPAGDGVLEGSR; from the coding sequence ATGAAGACCGCAGTGCCCTGCTACTACCACCTCGATGTGGAAGTCAGTCCGGAACGAGTGGTACAGGTCAGCCGCATCCTGGCCGCCCACCTCCGCTACTGGGACCTCGAGAACCTCGTGGCCCCGGTCTGCCTCGGCGCGGAACTGCTGCTGAGGGCGATCGACGAGCACGCGACCGACAAGCACACCTCGATCGAGATGTGGTGGAACGGCCAGCACCTGATCACCGCCTTCGGCGACGACGACCCCGATCTGCGCCCGGACCAGGACCTGCGGTCCTGCCTGGCGGACATCGCCGCGATGAGCGACGGCTGGGGGTGCTGTGCCTCCGACACCGGCAGCAAGATCATCTGGTTCTCGCAGCGCGCCCGTTCCGGCGAACGCGTCCCGCTGGTGCCCACCGCACCCGACCCCGCTCTGCGCACGGGCCTCCGCGTGCCGCGCGCCCTGCGGACGGCGGTGCTGGCCGCGCCCGCGCCCGCCGGTGACGGCGTCCTGGAGGGCAGCCGGTGA